From Roseburia hominis, the proteins below share one genomic window:
- the atpA gene encoding F0F1 ATP synthase subunit alpha encodes MNLRPEEISSVIKEQIQKYASEMNVSDVGTVIQVADGIARVHGLENAMQGELLEFPSEVYGMVLNLEEDNVGAVLLGDHKNINEGDTVKTTGRVVEVPVGDCLLGRVVNALGQPIDGKGPVQTDRYRQIERVAPGVITRKSVDTPLQTGIKAIDSMIPIGRGQRELIIGDRQTGKTAIAIDTIINQKGQNVKCIYVAIGQKASTVANIVKTLESYGAMDYTTIVVAAASELAPLQYIAPYSGCAMGEEWMENGDDVLIIYDDLSKHATAYRTLSLLLRRPPGREAYPGDVFYLHSRLLERAARLSDKLGGGSLTALPIIETQAGDVSAYIPTNVISITDGQIYLETEMFNSGFRPAINAGLSVSRVGGSAQIKAMKKIAGTIRIDLAQYRELASFAQFGSELDAETTERLAQGERVREILKQPQYEPMPVEYQIIIIYAAVKKLLLDIPVADILRFEKGLFEFIKTKYPEIPESIKNDKVLSEEKEALLVKAIGEYKEEF; translated from the coding sequence ATGAATTTAAGACCAGAAGAGATTAGTTCAGTAATCAAGGAACAAATTCAGAAATATGCGTCTGAGATGAATGTCTCCGACGTGGGAACCGTTATTCAGGTAGCGGATGGAATCGCGCGTGTCCACGGCCTTGAAAATGCTATGCAGGGAGAGCTGCTTGAATTTCCGTCAGAGGTGTACGGCATGGTGCTGAACCTTGAGGAAGACAACGTAGGTGCGGTTCTTCTTGGTGATCATAAGAATATCAACGAAGGCGATACAGTAAAGACTACGGGACGAGTAGTTGAGGTTCCGGTCGGAGACTGTTTGCTTGGCCGTGTTGTAAATGCGCTGGGACAGCCGATCGATGGCAAAGGCCCGGTTCAGACGGACAGATACCGTCAGATTGAGCGTGTGGCGCCTGGCGTTATCACACGTAAATCCGTAGATACCCCTCTTCAGACTGGTATCAAGGCGATCGACTCCATGATTCCGATCGGACGTGGACAGCGTGAGCTTATTATCGGTGACAGACAGACCGGTAAAACTGCCATTGCGATCGATACCATTATCAATCAGAAGGGGCAGAATGTAAAATGTATTTATGTTGCCATCGGACAGAAAGCGTCTACCGTGGCAAATATCGTAAAGACTCTGGAGAGTTATGGCGCTATGGATTACACTACCATAGTAGTTGCTGCAGCCAGTGAGCTTGCACCCCTCCAGTATATCGCACCGTACTCAGGATGCGCGATGGGTGAAGAGTGGATGGAAAATGGAGATGACGTCCTGATCATTTATGACGACTTGTCCAAACATGCTACCGCATATCGTACACTTTCCCTGCTGCTTCGTCGTCCGCCAGGGCGTGAGGCTTATCCGGGCGACGTATTCTACCTGCACTCAAGACTTCTTGAGAGAGCGGCAAGACTTTCCGATAAATTAGGCGGAGGTTCTCTTACTGCGCTTCCGATTATTGAGACACAGGCAGGCGACGTATCTGCGTATATTCCGACCAATGTTATTTCCATTACAGATGGTCAGATTTATCTGGAAACCGAGATGTTCAACTCCGGATTCCGTCCGGCTATCAATGCGGGTCTTTCCGTATCCCGTGTAGGTGGCTCCGCGCAGATCAAAGCTATGAAGAAGATTGCAGGTACGATCCGTATCGACCTTGCACAGTACCGTGAGCTGGCTTCTTTCGCACAGTTCGGTTCCGAGCTTGATGCAGAGACCACAGAGCGTCTGGCACAGGGCGAGCGTGTTCGTGAGATTCTGAAACAGCCGCAGTACGAACCCATGCCGGTAGAGTATCAGATCATCATTATCTATGCGGCAGTTAAGAAGCTGCTTCTGGATATTCCGGTTGCGGATATCCTGCGGTTCGAGAAGGGACTGTTTGAGTTTATTAAGACTAAATATCCTGAGATTCCGGAGTCTATCAAGAATGATAAGGTACTCAGCGAAGAGAAGGAAGCATTACTTGTAAAGGCAATCGGCGAATACAAAGAAGAATTCTAG
- the atpH gene encoding ATP synthase F1 subunit delta: MAKLVSKVYGDALYEAAREAGRMDDMYEEAKALLKILEENQGLQKMLDNPKVIREEKESVIETVFGGRISNEIVELMKLMIVKGRYSSIESVLEYFIGLVKEEKKIGIASVTTAVELTDVQKKAIVARLLETTRYESFEMNYGVDSSLIGGMVIRIGDRVLDSSIRTKLYELSKGLRKIQV, encoded by the coding sequence ATGGCTAAGTTAGTATCAAAGGTATACGGCGACGCCCTGTACGAAGCTGCTCGTGAAGCCGGACGTATGGACGATATGTATGAGGAGGCAAAGGCACTTCTGAAGATTTTGGAAGAGAATCAGGGGCTTCAGAAGATGCTGGACAATCCGAAAGTCATACGTGAGGAGAAAGAGAGCGTCATCGAGACTGTTTTTGGCGGCAGAATCTCAAATGAGATCGTGGAGCTGATGAAACTGATGATCGTCAAAGGGCGTTACAGCAGTATTGAAAGTGTATTAGAGTATTTTATCGGTCTGGTAAAAGAAGAAAAGAAGATAGGAATTGCAAGCGTTACGACAGCCGTAGAGCTGACGGACGTTCAGAAAAAAGCGATAGTTGCGCGGCTTTTGGAGACCACCCGTTATGAGTCGTTTGAGATGAACTATGGAGTAGATTCATCTCTAATTGGCGGTATGGTCATCCGTATTGGGGACAGGGTCCTGGATTCCAGTATCCGGACGAAGCTGTACGAACTGTCAAAGGGCCTGAGGAAGATTCAGGTCTAG
- the atpF gene encoding F0F1 ATP synthase subunit B yields the protein MERLFNLDAQLLFDACVMAVSMFVMFTFLSYLLFEPVRKMLEDRRQRIADEQETAKREKEEAITYKEEYEQKLKEIDKEAQEILSEARKKAMKNEAQIIAEAKEEAARIIARANSEIELEKKRALDDMKQEMISIASLMAGKVVSASIDTSIQDSLIDETLKEMGEQTWLS from the coding sequence TTGGAGCGTTTATTTAATTTGGATGCGCAGCTTCTGTTTGACGCATGTGTTATGGCTGTCAGTATGTTCGTCATGTTCACATTCCTTTCTTATCTGCTGTTCGAGCCGGTGAGAAAGATGCTGGAAGACCGTCGTCAGCGGATCGCTGATGAGCAGGAAACAGCAAAGCGTGAGAAAGAAGAAGCCATCACCTATAAAGAAGAATATGAGCAGAAATTAAAAGAGATTGATAAAGAAGCTCAGGAAATCTTAAGTGAAGCCCGCAAGAAAGCAATGAAGAATGAGGCGCAGATCATCGCTGAGGCCAAGGAAGAGGCGGCACGCATTATTGCCCGCGCGAACTCTGAGATTGAACTGGAGAAGAAACGTGCTCTGGATGATATGAAACAGGAGATGATTTCCATCGCATCATTGATGGCCGGAAAGGTTGTCTCAGCCTCTATCGACACCAGTATACAGGATAGTCTGATTGACGAGACATTAAAAGAAATGGGTGAGCAGACATGGCTAAGTTAG
- a CDS encoding AIR synthase-related protein gives MNLGNVSQTVYRRSVLKQLHKESQAVLVLPGQEEECWGVISGPGESVLASDVTCYGNEKDLCVFAMAQAANNLASRGAQVKGFAISILLTDYAHESRLKAMMQSARQAAEREGLAVMKAHAQTMPLLQTTVVQVTALGTISTVSAGKDKSAAISGKESAGHERRTDLILSRNAEPEQDLVMIKWAGLEGTLRIKREKEEELSERFPGAFLNKLESYMAELFSIREMKAAAATGVSAMHQITDGGVLAALWNLAESAGIGLSVDLRKIPIRQETIEVCEQFHLNPYQLTSTGSILVVTQKGEEMADALKREGTAAAVIGYTTRGRERTVRSGSELRYLDRPAPDELTKIFA, from the coding sequence ATGAATCTGGGAAATGTATCACAGACGGTATACCGCCGGTCTGTTCTCAAACAACTGCATAAAGAGTCGCAGGCCGTTCTGGTGCTGCCCGGACAGGAAGAGGAGTGTTGGGGAGTTATAAGCGGACCTGGAGAATCCGTCCTTGCAAGTGATGTCACCTGCTATGGCAACGAGAAGGATCTGTGCGTATTTGCCATGGCACAGGCGGCGAATAATCTCGCTTCCAGAGGAGCGCAGGTGAAAGGGTTTGCAATCTCGATCCTTTTGACGGACTATGCCCACGAATCCAGGCTGAAGGCCATGATGCAGTCGGCAAGGCAGGCAGCAGAACGGGAAGGGCTTGCAGTGATGAAAGCACATGCCCAGACGATGCCGCTTTTGCAGACAACCGTAGTGCAGGTGACGGCACTTGGGACGATTTCTACCGTATCTGCAGGAAAAGATAAGAGTGCCGCGATCAGTGGAAAAGAGAGTGCAGGGCATGAGAGGCGCACAGACCTCATTTTAAGCAGAAATGCAGAGCCGGAGCAGGATCTTGTTATGATAAAATGGGCCGGACTTGAGGGCACGCTGCGAATCAAGAGAGAGAAGGAAGAGGAATTAAGCGAAAGGTTTCCGGGCGCATTTTTGAATAAGCTGGAATCTTACATGGCGGAGTTGTTTTCTATCCGGGAAATGAAGGCTGCTGCGGCCACAGGCGTATCTGCCATGCATCAGATCACAGATGGCGGAGTGCTGGCGGCACTCTGGAATCTGGCGGAAAGCGCCGGAATCGGCCTTTCAGTAGATTTACGGAAGATACCGATCCGTCAGGAGACGATCGAAGTGTGTGAACAGTTTCACCTCAACCCTTATCAGCTTACCAGTACGGGAAGTATCCTTGTGGTGACGCAAAAAGGGGAAGAGATGGCAGATGCGCTGAAACGGGAAGGTACCGCTGCGGCGGTGATTGGATATACAACGAGGGGACGGGAGAGAACGGTGCGAAGCGGCAGTGAGCTTCGGTATCTGGACAGACCGGCCCCGGATGAACTAACAAAGATTTTTGCATAA
- the atpE gene encoding ATP synthase F0 subunit C — MGNISNEALVLACSAIGAGLAMIAGIGPGVGQGIAAGHGASAVGRNPGARSDVTSTMLLGQAVAETTGLYSLVIALILLFANPLLGKL; from the coding sequence ATGGGAAACATTTCTAATGAAGCTTTAGTTTTAGCGTGTTCAGCAATTGGAGCAGGACTTGCGATGATCGCAGGTATCGGTCCTGGTGTTGGTCAGGGTATCGCTGCAGGTCATGGTGCATCAGCAGTTGGACGTAACCCGGGAGCAAGATCTGATGTAACTTCTACCATGCTTTTAGGTCAGGCCGTAGCCGAGACGACCGGTCTTTACAGCTTGGTTATCGCTCTGATTCTCTTATTCGCAAACCCGCTGCTTGGAAAACTGTAA
- a CDS encoding VanW family protein → MPKQKRRSQTQGRKRKNRKRRRIVYLCGVYLTFALVVFGLIYMALYKYVHKVDEKKICDNIYIGPVKVSGMDAGEAKSAMEQKLEEWKSLKLTMEVGDQTAEATFGELGLSMKEVDKLVKEAVSYGKEGSLLERFKAIRRLKKEKKQIILAFSLDKEAASSVIDERTTPLEKRAVNATITHDSSGFQITEESAGQSVDIENAIQKIEKHLNGKWKYTEIKMKLPEIEEEPHIKKSDLETIQEELGSYQTEAGYGKRVTNLKRGAELLNGRVLMPGEELSVLDATMPYSEENGYVDGGAYENGEVVQSIAGGICQVSTTLYNAVLYSELEVTERSAHSIIVSYVDPSRDAAVAEGVKDFKFKNNYDTPILIEGYIDGNNMLRFYIYGKDTRDKGHSVEFESETLEKKEYTKKYIEDSEKELGYMESEGTPINGRTARLWKVVYENGEEVSRDVINNSTYNPTEIKIRVGTSSDNTEASELVRNAIKSQDEGQIKEAISQARTMKKKAEE, encoded by the coding sequence ATGCCAAAACAAAAAAGAAGGTCCCAGACACAGGGGAGAAAAAGGAAGAACAGAAAGAGAAGACGGATCGTTTATCTTTGCGGTGTCTATCTGACGTTTGCTCTGGTGGTGTTCGGGCTGATCTATATGGCATTATATAAGTATGTACATAAGGTAGATGAGAAGAAAATCTGCGACAATATTTACATCGGCCCCGTGAAGGTGTCCGGCATGGACGCGGGGGAGGCCAAAAGCGCAATGGAACAGAAACTGGAAGAGTGGAAGAGCCTTAAGCTGACGATGGAAGTGGGGGATCAGACAGCGGAGGCGACGTTTGGTGAGCTTGGACTTTCCATGAAGGAAGTCGATAAGTTAGTAAAGGAAGCAGTTTCCTATGGAAAAGAAGGAAGCCTTCTTGAACGTTTTAAGGCCATACGCAGATTAAAAAAAGAAAAGAAACAGATCATACTCGCATTTTCTTTAGATAAAGAAGCGGCCTCTTCCGTGATCGACGAGAGGACGACGCCGCTGGAAAAGCGGGCCGTGAATGCGACCATTACCCACGATTCTTCCGGATTTCAGATCACGGAGGAGTCGGCGGGGCAGAGTGTGGATATCGAAAATGCGATTCAAAAGATAGAAAAGCATCTGAACGGCAAATGGAAATATACGGAGATCAAGATGAAACTCCCGGAGATTGAAGAGGAGCCCCATATCAAGAAATCGGATTTGGAGACGATTCAGGAGGAATTGGGTTCTTATCAGACGGAGGCCGGATATGGAAAGCGTGTCACGAACCTAAAAAGAGGGGCAGAACTTTTAAATGGCAGAGTTCTGATGCCGGGCGAAGAACTGTCGGTTTTGGATGCAACCATGCCCTACTCGGAGGAGAACGGGTATGTAGATGGCGGCGCCTATGAGAATGGCGAGGTCGTGCAAAGTATTGCCGGGGGGATCTGCCAGGTCTCGACAACCTTATATAACGCGGTACTCTATTCAGAGCTGGAGGTCACGGAGAGATCGGCACATTCGATCATTGTAAGCTATGTGGACCCGTCCCGCGACGCCGCAGTTGCCGAGGGCGTGAAGGATTTTAAGTTTAAGAATAACTACGACACTCCGATTCTGATCGAGGGCTATATAGATGGAAATAATATGCTTCGTTTCTATATATATGGAAAGGATACGCGGGACAAAGGGCATTCCGTAGAATTCGAGAGTGAGACTTTGGAAAAGAAAGAATACACAAAGAAATATATCGAGGACAGTGAAAAAGAGCTTGGTTACATGGAAAGCGAGGGGACTCCGATCAATGGAAGAACTGCGAGACTTTGGAAAGTGGTCTATGAAAACGGGGAGGAAGTCAGCCGCGATGTAATCAACAACAGCACCTATAATCCTACCGAGATCAAGATCAGGGTAGGCACCTCCTCCGACAATACGGAGGCGTCAGAGCTTGTTAGAAATGCGATTAAATCGCAGGATGAGGGTCAGATTAAAGAAGCGATCAGTCAGGCAAGGACGATGAAAAAGAAAGCAGAGGAGTAA
- a CDS encoding tRNA (cytidine(34)-2'-O)-methyltransferase: MLNIVLLEPEIPSNTGNIGRTCVATDTRLHLIEPLGFRLNEKNLKRAGMDYWQDLDVTTYIDYEDFLEKNPGAKIYMATTKSPNLYTDVRYEPDCYIMFGKESAGIPEEILIRNKENTLRIPMAGEIRSLNLANSVAIVLYEALRQNGFAGMNTEGHLHRLKWQE, encoded by the coding sequence ATGTTAAACATTGTATTATTAGAGCCGGAGATTCCGTCAAATACGGGAAATATCGGAAGAACCTGCGTTGCTACGGACACCAGACTGCATTTGATCGAGCCTTTGGGGTTCCGATTGAATGAGAAGAATTTAAAACGTGCCGGAATGGATTATTGGCAGGACCTGGATGTGACCACTTACATTGATTATGAGGATTTTCTTGAGAAGAATCCGGGAGCAAAGATCTATATGGCGACCACAAAGTCCCCGAATCTCTATACGGATGTCAGATATGAACCGGACTGCTATATTATGTTTGGGAAAGAGAGCGCGGGAATTCCGGAAGAAATTCTGATCCGTAATAAGGAAAATACGCTAAGAATACCTATGGCAGGAGAGATCCGGTCTCTGAACCTGGCAAATTCTGTGGCAATTGTACTTTATGAGGCCCTCCGGCAGAATGGATTTGCAGGCATGAATACGGAAGGGCATCTGCATCGCTTAAAGTGGCAGGAGTAG
- a CDS encoding ATP synthase subunit I, with amino-acid sequence MGKTDNTVLKDMIIIMILYGIVAQIICLFIPGDHLRMASGLWIGVAAGIGMAVHMKNSLDEALLMGEKGAQKYMQKSYAVRYISVVVIFMTVSYFKLANVVTLLVGVMGLKASAYLQPVMHKVFEKVKKSK; translated from the coding sequence ATGGGAAAGACAGATAATACAGTGCTCAAGGATATGATCATCATTATGATTCTATATGGAATTGTTGCGCAGATTATTTGCCTTTTCATACCGGGAGATCATCTGAGGATGGCTTCGGGGCTCTGGATCGGAGTCGCGGCAGGAATCGGGATGGCAGTTCACATGAAGAACTCTCTGGATGAAGCGTTGCTGATGGGAGAAAAGGGTGCGCAGAAGTATATGCAGAAGTCGTATGCGGTGCGTTATATATCGGTGGTCGTTATATTTATGACGGTCTCCTATTTTAAACTCGCCAATGTGGTGACGTTACTTGTAGGAGTTATGGGATTAAAAGCATCGGCCTATCTTCAGCCGGTGATGCACAAAGTTTTTGAGAAGGTTAAAAAATCTAAGTAA
- a CDS encoding Lrp/AsnC family transcriptional regulator, whose translation MENKETRRAILNYIERNSKANLSDLAIMMGTDEVTIANEIAEMEKEKIICGYHTLIDWDKAGSDMITALIEVRVTPQRDNGFDKIAERIFNFPEVTSVYLISGAYDFMVILEGYTLKGVSQFVSEKLSPIDSILSTATHFILKKYKDHGTIMVPQKKAERMLVTP comes from the coding sequence ATGGAGAATAAAGAAACAAGACGTGCTATTTTGAATTACATTGAAAGGAATAGCAAGGCGAATTTGAGTGATCTGGCTATCATGATGGGCACGGATGAGGTGACGATTGCTAACGAGATTGCTGAGATGGAGAAAGAGAAGATCATATGTGGATATCATACATTGATCGATTGGGATAAGGCAGGATCTGATATGATCACGGCGCTTATTGAGGTGCGTGTTACTCCACAGAGAGATAACGGTTTCGATAAGATTGCTGAGAGAATTTTCAATTTCCCGGAGGTGACCAGCGTATATCTGATTTCCGGGGCCTATGACTTTATGGTCATTTTGGAGGGCTATACTTTGAAGGGGGTATCTCAGTTCGTATCTGAGAAGCTGTCGCCGATTGATTCGATTTTGTCCACGGCGACCCATTTTATTCTTAAAAAATATAAAGATCATGGAACAATAATGGTACCGCAGAAAAAGGCAGAAAGGATGTTGGTGACGCCGTAA
- the atpB gene encoding F0F1 ATP synthase subunit A, which produces MVNSLGILAAKEPDFQIHGLVKFHLFGQELWLTTTHVSILIVGLLLLIFALVVRSKLSNAEGKPGALQNVAELIVEMLDNMVKGSMGKNGIRFRNYIGALFMFLIIANISGLLGLRPPTADYGVTLPLGLITFVLIQFNNIRYNKIEAFTGLFKPLPFLFPINLIGEIAAPFSISLRLFGNVLSGTVIMGLLYGLLYKVAWAWPGFLHIYFDLFSGCIQAYVFCMLTMVYINDKMPEA; this is translated from the coding sequence GTGGTAAATAGCTTAGGGATACTGGCGGCGAAAGAGCCGGATTTTCAAATTCACGGTCTCGTTAAGTTTCACTTGTTTGGACAAGAGTTATGGCTAACCACCACCCATGTCAGCATCTTGATCGTTGGTCTGCTGCTGCTGATATTTGCGCTGGTTGTCCGGTCTAAGCTAAGTAATGCGGAAGGGAAGCCCGGGGCGCTTCAGAATGTTGCCGAGCTGATCGTGGAAATGCTGGACAACATGGTCAAAGGAAGCATGGGGAAGAACGGGATTCGTTTCCGGAATTACATCGGGGCATTGTTTATGTTTCTGATCATAGCCAATATATCGGGTCTTTTGGGACTTCGTCCGCCCACAGCGGACTATGGCGTGACCCTGCCGCTTGGTCTTATTACGTTTGTCTTGATTCAGTTCAACAACATCAGGTACAACAAGATAGAAGCATTTACAGGCTTGTTCAAACCATTACCATTCTTGTTTCCGATCAACCTGATCGGTGAGATCGCAGCACCATTTTCAATCTCGCTGCGTTTGTTTGGTAATGTACTTTCCGGTACAGTTATCATGGGACTTCTGTATGGTCTTCTGTACAAGGTCGCATGGGCGTGGCCCGGATTTCTGCACATATACTTCGACCTGTTCTCAGGTTGTATCCAGGCGTATGTGTTCTGTATGCTGACGATGGTATATATCAATGATAAGATGCCGGAAGCATAG
- a CDS encoding aminotransferase class I/II-fold pyridoxal phosphate-dependent enzyme: MRNPLSKKIVQLEPSGIRKFFDVANEMKDAISLGVGEPDFDTPWRIREEGIYSLERGRTFYTANSGLQELKIEISKYLKNHINVQYDPAHEVLITVGGSEAIDAMFRAMIDPGDEVLIPQPSFVSYLPCAVMADGVPVVIDMKQENDFKLTAEELEAAITPKSKILVMPFPNNPTGAIMTREDLEPIVDLVIKHDLYVLSDEIYSELSYMGDHVSIASFPGMKERTILVNGFSKAFAMTGWRLGYACGPAEIIEQMTKVHQYAIMCAPTNSQYAAIEGLRNCMGEVKKMREAYNQRRRYLVHEFKRMGLTCFEPYGAFYIFPCIKEFGMTSEEFANRFLFEEKVAVVPGSAFGACGEGFLRVSYAYSLEDLKEALGRLEHFINKLREEKKFK; this comes from the coding sequence ATGAGAAATCCGTTATCAAAGAAAATTGTACAGTTGGAGCCTTCCGGTATCCGTAAATTTTTCGACGTGGCAAATGAGATGAAGGATGCTATTTCCCTGGGCGTAGGCGAGCCGGACTTCGATACGCCATGGAGAATCCGTGAGGAAGGAATCTATTCTCTGGAGAGAGGAAGGACTTTTTATACAGCGAATTCCGGACTTCAGGAATTAAAAATCGAAATCTCAAAATATTTAAAGAATCACATTAACGTGCAGTACGATCCGGCGCATGAAGTGCTTATTACCGTAGGGGGAAGCGAAGCCATTGACGCCATGTTCCGGGCGATGATCGATCCGGGCGATGAGGTGCTGATTCCGCAGCCGAGTTTCGTTTCCTATCTGCCGTGTGCCGTGATGGCGGACGGAGTTCCGGTCGTGATCGATATGAAGCAGGAAAATGATTTTAAGCTGACAGCAGAGGAGCTGGAGGCTGCAATCACGCCGAAAAGCAAGATTTTGGTGATGCCGTTCCCGAACAACCCTACCGGTGCAATCATGACCAGGGAGGATTTGGAACCGATCGTGGATCTGGTGATAAAGCATGACCTCTATGTTCTTTCTGATGAGATTTACTCGGAACTTAGCTACATGGGCGATCATGTATCTATCGCAAGCTTCCCGGGAATGAAGGAGAGAACGATCCTTGTCAATGGATTTTCCAAGGCATTTGCCATGACAGGCTGGAGACTTGGATATGCCTGCGGCCCGGCTGAGATCATAGAGCAGATGACAAAAGTGCATCAATATGCGATCATGTGCGCGCCGACGAACAGCCAGTATGCTGCGATAGAGGGTCTGCGCAACTGCATGGGTGAAGTGAAGAAGATGCGGGAAGCATATAACCAGAGAAGACGTTATCTGGTCCACGAATTTAAGCGTATGGGCCTAACATGTTTTGAGCCTTACGGTGCATTCTACATTTTCCCGTGCATCAAAGAATTCGGCATGACATCAGAAGAATTCGCGAACCGCTTCTTGTTTGAAGAGAAGGTGGCGGTCGTTCCGGGATCTGCATTCGGGGCATGCGGAGAAGGATTCCTGCGGGTATCCTACGCGTACTCTTTGGAGGATCTGAAAGAGGCGCTGGGGCGTCTGGAGCATTTCATCAATAAGCTCAGGGAAGAGAAGAAATTCAAATAA
- a CDS encoding AtpZ/AtpI family protein, which translates to MKRGTVMGYKRSVFRSFALISQLGISILAPVLLCTILGSWLEERVSFPVFIPLIIMGVLAGVRNAYALARHANEDPEDKREQQTGGRMDKKDGKDR; encoded by the coding sequence ATGAAACGGGGAACAGTCATGGGATATAAGAGAAGTGTATTTCGCAGTTTTGCATTAATATCACAATTAGGTATCAGTATACTGGCTCCCGTTTTATTGTGTACTATTCTCGGAAGTTGGCTGGAGGAGAGGGTCTCTTTTCCGGTCTTTATCCCACTTATCATCATGGGCGTTCTTGCCGGTGTACGCAACGCGTATGCACTCGCAAGGCATGCCAATGAAGATCCGGAAGACAAGAGAGAGCAGCAGACAGGCGGAAGGATGGATAAAAAGGATGGGAAAGACAGATAA
- the atpG gene encoding ATP synthase F1 subunit gamma has protein sequence MASMRDIKRRRNSIQSTQQITKAMKLVSTVKLQKARSRAEDSKAYFECMYSTMISLLAKAGNVNHPYVKGSDCPKKAVVVVTSNRGLAGGYNSNIAKLVTGSDLKKEDVRIYAVGGKGLEFLQHRGYEIVADYSDVIDEPTYDDAKVIATRLLDDFAKGEVGEIYLAYTFFKNTVSHIPKLMKVLPAEMPEEGREEQAADAADKITPMNFEPEEEEAIALLVPKYVSSILYGAFMEAVASENGARMQAMDSATSNAEEMIDDLELMYNRARQGAITQELTEIIAGAEAIG, from the coding sequence ATGGCATCTATGAGAGATATCAAGCGGCGCCGGAACAGTATCCAGAGCACGCAGCAGATTACCAAAGCCATGAAACTTGTTTCTACCGTAAAGCTGCAGAAAGCAAGAAGCCGTGCCGAGGATTCTAAGGCGTATTTCGAGTGTATGTACAGCACCATGATTTCTCTGCTCGCAAAGGCGGGGAATGTGAACCATCCTTATGTGAAGGGAAGCGACTGCCCGAAGAAGGCAGTTGTGGTAGTTACCTCCAACAGAGGTCTGGCAGGGGGCTATAACTCGAATATTGCAAAGCTGGTTACCGGAAGCGACTTAAAGAAAGAAGATGTGCGTATTTACGCAGTGGGCGGCAAGGGACTGGAGTTCCTTCAGCACAGGGGCTATGAGATCGTTGCAGACTATTCTGATGTGATCGATGAGCCGACCTATGATGACGCCAAGGTAATTGCGACCAGACTTTTAGATGATTTCGCAAAGGGCGAGGTCGGAGAGATCTATCTGGCGTATACATTCTTTAAGAACACGGTGAGCCATATTCCGAAACTGATGAAGGTTCTTCCGGCCGAGATGCCGGAGGAGGGAAGAGAAGAGCAGGCAGCAGATGCTGCTGATAAGATTACTCCAATGAACTTCGAGCCCGAAGAGGAGGAGGCAATCGCACTTCTGGTTCCCAAATACGTCAGCAGTATTTTATATGGCGCCTTTATGGAAGCGGTTGCGAGTGAAAACGGAGCCCGTATGCAGGCGATGGATTCTGCTACAAGCAACGCGGAAGAAATGATAGATGATTTGGAACTCATGTATAACAGAGCACGTCAGGGTGCGATTACTCAGGAGCTGACAGAGATCATTGCCGGTGCGGAGGCAATCGGTTAG